One stretch of Prunus persica cultivar Lovell chromosome G1, Prunus_persica_NCBIv2, whole genome shotgun sequence DNA includes these proteins:
- the LOC18790606 gene encoding B3 domain-containing protein Os01g0723500, whose product MAEEAQKETSNARRPHFFAFYSADLSSERLKIPERFMIHMEGRTSGLVSLFGPSGNAWNVDLIQKNGDLFFHHGWPAFVRDHFVECGDFLIFRYDGELCFTVLIFDQSACEKEAAFHSECGQDSSNFEKYMGRKRGREEAASSGKLVDGVAKKMRDSSSEEGCGHEGVMCEEATCSKEIKRAEKPGLDIVLCKANASIQNMCGKGDGLNVNGRVCVQMSSAHEIAQSFSSSNPYFVRIMKSFNISGSYTLNIPCKFSVAHLPNCKVKLVLHNWKGESWTVNSVPSTRVHTSHTLCGGWMAFVRYNDIKLGDICIFELVRECEFRVHVQSGETSSWLSAELALPSIKTFKSLSKIMTGNSPKVHSKSIRKIEKADKIAPKKFQEAAFTNDARKYGSTSKSLTKVSLSQSKAASKKLVNHRKKVVEDELNPGSSLRMRLTLDEERAARSFASCFPSFVKIMKKFNICGSYTLKIPYQFSTEHLPNYKTEIVLRNSKGECWTVNSVPDSKGRVVHTFCGGWMAFVRGNDVNIGDICIFELVGKREMQVHISGVGKKGFDHQDGEATSNAV is encoded by the exons ATGGCAGAAGAAGCTCAGAAGGAGACGTCGAATGCGAGAAGGCCTCACTTCTTTGCGTTTTATTCTGCTGATTTGAGCTCAGAAAGACTG AAAATACCAGAAAGATTTATGATACACATGGAAGGTAGAACATCCGGGTTAGTTTCATTGTTTGGTCCTAGCGGGAACGCATGGAATGTTGACTTGATTCAGAAAAATGGTGACTTGTTCTTTCATCATGGGTGGCCAGCATTTGTGAGAGATCATTTTGTGGAATGTGGTGACTTCTTGATTTTCAGATATGATGGTGAGTTGTGTTTCACTGTGCTTATTTTTGATCAAAGTGCATGTGAGAAAGAAGCCGCATTTCATTCTGAATGTGGCCAAGACTCTagcaattttgaaaaatatatgggACGAAAAAGGGGCAGGGAGGAGGCTGCATCATCTGGCAAACTGGTTGATGGTGTggcaaagaaaatgagagattCCAGCAGTGAGGAAGGATGCGGACATGAGGGTGTAATGTGTGAAGAAGCAACTTGTTCCAAGGAAATTAAGCGAGCTGAAAAGCCTG GTTTGGATATTGTTCTTTGTAAAGCTAATGCATCCATCCAAAATATGTGCGGAAAAGGAGATGGATTAAATGTGAATGGTAGAGTTTGTGTGCAGATGTCGTCGGCGCATGAAATAGCTCAATCATTTAGCTCCTCTAACCCTTATTTTGTGAGAATCATGAAAAGTTTCAACATCAGTGGTTCATATACTCTG AACATCCCGTGTAAATTTTCGGTGGCACATCTACCCAACTGCAAAGTAAAGCTTGTCCTTCATAATTGGAAAGGAGAAAGTTGGACCGTCAATTCTGTGCCAAGTACGAGAGTGCATACAAGTCATACGCTCTGTGGAGGATGGATGGCTTTTGTCCGTTACAATGACATAAAGCTTGGAGATATCTgcatttttgaacttgtgCGTGAGTGTGAATTCCGTGTCCATGTTCAAAGTGGAGAAACATCTAGTTGGTTAAGTGCTGAGCTGGCTCTCCCTTCAATTAAAACGTTCAAAAGTTTGTCAAAGATAATGACAGGGAACTCTCCTAAAGTCCATTCAAAGAGCATAAGAAAGATAGAGAAAGCTGATAAAATAGCACCAAAGAAGTTTCAAGAAGCTGCTTTCACTAATGACGCAAGGAAATATGGTAGCACATCAAAGTCTCTTACTAAAGTTTCACTCTCTCAGTCAAAAGCTGCCAGTAAAAAGTTGG TCAATCACCGGAAAAAAGTTGTTGAAGATGAACTAAACCCGGGAAGTAGTTTGAGAATGAGGTTAACACTTGATGAAGAAAGAGCGGCTCGATCGTTCGCTTCTTGTTTCCcgagttttgtgaaaatcaTGAAGAAGTTCAACATCTGCGGTTCATATACATTG AAAATCCCGTACCAGTTTTCCACAGAACACCTCCCCAACTATAAAACAGAGATTGTTCTTCGAAATTCAAAAGGGGAATGTTGGACTGTGAATTCTGTCCCAGACTCGAAAGGGCGAGTGGTGCATACATTTTGTGGAGGATGGATGGCATTTGTACGCGGAAATGATGTCAACATTGGAGATATTTGCATTTTTGAGCTTGTTGGTAAGCGTGAAATGCAAGTGCACATTTCTGGTGTTGGTAAAAAGGGGTTTGACCATCAAGATGGAGAAGCAACATCTAATGCAGTGTAG